From Juglans regia cultivar Chandler chromosome 8, Walnut 2.0, whole genome shotgun sequence, the proteins below share one genomic window:
- the LOC108990992 gene encoding uncharacterized protein LOC108990992, with the protein MECSSEWKSAFPVSAVFTPPLHLSGPSSRQALGPLVFNPKPQTLTHLFYSQSLLPHSLSPPPHLSLPKFLLNSSIPPSTSSSVSSLVGHHAAHQNDAASHLLHNRLSFLQQPNSKSVIVFFPTGVNFEQVGFLVLLLDGSGSSFDVRVDKKGSVFREKTGFEYRINNISVNPIVESSFESNSSAIVGYLMVSTLYSVHWFAVMVKEIGLNWDSPSLVCLGSKVFKSCSVVCACWSPYVPEESVVLLESGSLFLFVLESCLKSFAPSARFRGTRLRVSWDDESGTSGSRKWLGCEFSWHLRILIVARSDAVFLVDLRLDECVVICLAKVEMLSNYASVENERFLRFMIAGSDGFHFALASHSLLLLCDVRKPMMPMLHWAHGLDKPCYIDVFRLSELRSNSRNETYQWASESGFCIILGSFWNCEFNLFCYGPALPAPRGNIASEISEFSETIYAWGLPTDLLLSGRECRCGSCLVREEILKDDLPEWIDWQQKKEIVLGFGILNKGLSAQLAESDEFGGFTLIRLMSSGKLELQRYCASWDPVKKLKEFHREFLQFEDNFLFTTEDGEYRFPRRFKYLNFDNLSAYLNGNLTKVLDSKIKNHQKGPQEKETFSTEAHEILCEKLKAYGFGRLRSSPAVAVAFDDISLPASIHEVALRRLWAGLPIELLQLAYSYYPEFLEVLVDQKKVALEFLVVPDLPQLPPFFLRKPSHRSNKWSWKVQRDDALVGPVLPLPILLALHEYRNDYSDLEGMDGFSLEKEFSLRCDEVKQVASELAVPDSGCELRDDGTVSLADDREETRGSSEKPKPFCLYTPVAFKYSTMDNTMCNTFSDKNLDILIFKVHEKKHVPPGKMETGVPELFDDLCSTELRFDACVKNTGQNELKAYNILKRQWSKWQDGFSLYQEFCPLTKFQKQST; encoded by the coding sequence ATGGAGTGCTCATCAGAGTGGAAGTCCGCCTTCCCGGTCTCCGCAGTCTTTACTCCTCCTCTCCACCTCTCAGGCCCTTCATCCAGACAAGCTCTGGGTCCACTGGTTTTCAACCCAAAGCCCCAAACCCTAACGCACCTCTTCTACTCGCAGTCTCTCTtgcctcactctctctctcctcctccccACCTCTCTCTTCCCAAATTCCTCCTCAACTCGTCCATCCCCCCCTCCACTTCCTCCTCTGTCTCCTCCCTCGTCGGGCACCACGCTGCCCATCAAAATGACGCCGCTTCTCACCTCCTTCACAACCGCCTCTCCTTCCTTCAGCAACCCAATTCCAAGTCTGTCATTGTTTTCTTCCCTACTGGTGTCAATTTTGAGCAAGTCGGATTCTTGGTATTATTGTTGGATGGTTCGGGTTCCAGTTTTGACGTTCGGGTCGATAAGAAGGGCAGCGTCTTCAGGGAAAAGACTGGGTTTGAGTACCGGATTAACAATATCTCGGTGAACCCCATAGTTGAATCAAGTTTTGAGTCGAATTCTTCTGCTATTGTTGGGTATTTGATGGTTTCTACGTTGTACTCTGTGCATTGGTTTGCTGTGATGGTTAAAGAGATTGGCTTGAATTGGGATAGCCCGAGTTTGGTTTGCTTAGGTAGTAAGGTTTTCAAGAGTTGCTCTGTGGTTTGTGCTTGTTGGAGTCCGTATGTGCCAGAGGAGAGTGTGGTTTTGTTGGAGAGTGGCTCATTGTTCTTGTTCGTTTTGGAGTCTTGTTTGAAAAGTTTTGCCCCGAGTGCGCGTTTTAGAGGGACTAGGTTGCGAGTTTCTTGGGATGATGAGTCGGGTACTTCGGGGAGTCGCAAATGGTTGGGTTGTGAGTTCAGTTGGCATCTTAGGATCTTGATTGTTGCTCGGTCCGATGCTGTGTTTTTAGTTGATTTGAGGCTTGATGAATGCGTCGTGATCTGTTTAGCCAAGGTTGAGATGTTAAGTAATTATGCATCGGTTGAAAATGAAAGGTTCCTTCGTTTTATGATTGCTGGTTCTGATGGCTTTCATTTTGCATTGGCTTCCCATAGTTTGTTGCTCCTTTGTGATGTGCGGAAACCGATGATGCCGATGTTGCATTGGGCTCATGGTCTTGATAAACCGTGCTACATTGACGTGTTTAGATTGTCTGAATTGAGATCAAACTCAAGGAATGAAACGTATCAGTGGGCTTCTGAATCAGGTTTTTGCATTATATTAGGATCGTTTTGGAATTGTGAGTTTAATCTCTTTTGCTATGGACCTGCTTTACCAGCCCCTCGAGGAAACATTGCGTCCGAAATTTCAGAATTTTCAGAAACCATTTATGCATGGGGGCTCCCTACGGACCTGTTATTGTCTGGTCGTGAATGCAGATGTGGAAGTTGTCTTGTAAGGGAAGAGATTTTGAAGGATGATCTTCCTGAATGGATTGATTGGCAGCAAAAGAAAGAGATAGTTTTGGGCTTTGGCATCCTAAACAAAGGTCTATCTGCACAGCTTGCCGAGTCTGATGAATTTGGTGGTTTTACACTGATAAGGCTTATGTCTTCAGGGAAGCTTGAATTACAAAGATACTGTGCCTCGTGGGATCCTGTGAAGAAGTTGAAAGAATTTCACAGAGAATTTTTGCAATTTGAAGATAATTTCCTTTTTACCACGGAAGATGGGGAATATAGATTTCCCAGAAGATTTAAGTACCTGAACTTTGATAACCTATCTGCATATTTGAATGGTAACCTTACTAAAGTCCTGGATTCgaaaattaaaaatcatcaaaagGGTCCTCAAGAGAAGGAAACCTTTAGTACAGAAGCTCATGAAATCTTGTGTGAGAAGTTGAAGGCTTATGGCTTTGGTCGATTGAGATCATCTCCCGCAGTTGCAGTTGCTTTTGATGACATAAGCTTGCCAGCGAGCATACACGAGGTTGCTTTGAGGAGACTATGGGCAGGCCTGCCAATAGAACTTTTGCAACTGGCCTATTCCTACTACCCTGAGTTCCTTGAAGTACTAGTGGACCAGAAAAAGGTAGCTTTGGAATTTCTAGTTGTTCCAGACCTACCTCAATTGCCTCCTTTCTTCCTAAGAAAGCCTTCACACCGAAGCAATAAATGGTCATGGAAAGTGCAGCGAGATGATGCTCTTGTTGGTCCAGTACTTCCTCTTCCAATTCTACTTGCACTACATGAGTATCGTAATGACTACTCAGATTTGGAAGGAATGGATGGATTTTCTTTAGAGAAGGAATTTAGCCTGAGATGTGATGAAGTCAAGCAGGTGGCCAGTGAATTGGCTGTGCCAGATTCTGGTTGTGAGCTTCGTGATGATGGTACTGTCTCCCTTGCTGATGACAGAGAAGAGACGCGGGGCAGCTCTGAAAAACCGAAACCTTTCTGTTTATATACTCCAGTTGCATTTAAATACTCTACCATGGATAACACAATGTGCAATACCTTCAGTGATAAGAATCTTGATATCCTGATTTTTAAAGTTCACGAGAAGAAGCATGTTCCTCCTGGAAAGATGGAAACTGGTGTGCCCGAACTGTTTGATGATCTGTGCTCCACCGAACTGAGGTTTGATGCTTGTGTCAAGAACACCGGCCAAAATGAATTGAAGGCATACAATATTCTGAAGAGGCAATGGTCCAAATGGCAAGATGGTTTTAGTTTGTATCAGGAATTCTGCCCTCTGACCAAATTCCAAAAGCAATctacatga